The following DNA comes from Hordeum vulgare subsp. vulgare chromosome 3H, MorexV3_pseudomolecules_assembly, whole genome shotgun sequence.
CTCATCATCTTCTCTTTGGTTCCCCACCCTCTTATGCTGAGCTTCGCATCTTCGACTGTCTCTGCTACCCTAGCATCGCCGCTACCATGCCCCATAAGCTTGTCCCTCGCTCTATTGCATGCATCTTCCTTGGCTACCCATCCAACACCAAAGGATATCGATGTTATGATCCCGTCTCCCATCGTGTCTTCACCTCGCGACACATTTACTTTGACGAGAAGGTGTTTCCATTTCAGCAGGTACCTACAGCTGTCGCATCAACGCCGGCCACCACGCGGCCCTTCGACAGCCACCTGTGGTGGACGGTCTCGGTTGGCCCTTTCACCACCGCCAGGTTTCGGCGCTTCTCTCGCCGTGGACCGGACTGCCGACCATGCTTCTTCAACAACCGTGCGTTCGGACTCCGGGTCGGCCGGCTCCTCCGGAGCTATGACCGACTCCTCCACGACTGGCTCCTCTATAGCCGGCCACTCTGCGGTCGGCCCCTCTGCAGCCGGTCACCCAACAGCCAGTCCCTCGCGGTCGGCCCCTCCGCAGCCGGCCCGTCTGCACACGTCCCCTCTGCAGCTGGCCCGTCTACAGACGTCCTCCGCGAGGGCCCGTCTGCAGACGTCCCCTCTGCAGCCGGCTCCTCTACGGCCGACACATGAGTAGCCGGCCCCATGACGCGGGCTAGGGTCGGTATTCACCGACCGAGCCTGCGGTACTCCAACGACGAGTACCTTCTTGCAGCATCCAGCTCCGAGCCGTCACCACTTCCTGTTTCTGTGCGGGTCGCACCCCATGATGCTCACTGGCTTGTTATGATGCAGGAAGAGTTTGACGCCCTTCAGCGGAATCGCACTTGAACTTTGGTTCCGCAGCCTCCTCGCGCTAATGTCATCAGCGGCAAGTGGGTCTTTCGCCATAAGACCCGCTCCAATGGCACTCTTGAGCGCTacaaggctcgctgggtggtccaCGGTTTCCGTCAGCGAGCTGGTGTTGACTTCATCGAGACGTTTGCGCCGGTTGTCAAACCAGGCATGATCCGCACCGTTCTCGAGTTAGCGGTCTCTCGTGGCTGACCTGTTCATCAGATGGATgtctccaatgccttcctccattGTAACCTTGCCGAGCAGGTTTACTGTGAGTAACCCACTGGTTTCATTGATGCCACTCATCCCAATCATGTGTGCTTCCTGTCCCGGCCTCTCTACGGCCTTAAACAAGCTCCACGTGCCTAGTCATGTGTACTTGTTGTCCCAGTCTCTCTACGGCCTTAAGCAAGCTCCACGCACCTGGTACCAGCGTATCGCCGGTTTTCTGCAGACACTGGGCTTCTGTGTTACTCGCTCGGACGCCTCATTATTTGTTCTCCACTACGGCGACACGACTGCTTATTTGCtactatatgtcgatgacatcatcctCATGGCCTCCTCCGCAGCTCTTCTTCAGCAGATTACTCTACGGCTGCGTAACAAGTTTGCCATCAAGGATTTGGGGGCTCTTCACTACTTCCTTGGCATTGATGTTGTTTGGCGACCTGACGGCTTCTTCCTTCATCAACAGAAGTATGCGCATGAGCTGCTTGAGTGCGCTGGTATGCCAACTATCATCCTATCGCTACTCCTATTGACACGAAAGCCCATGTTTCTGCTCAGGAGGGTTCCCTGGCGTAGGATGCTCCATTCTATCGCTTCATTGTTGGTGCTCTTCAGTATCTGACACTCACCAGATCAGACTTGCAGTATGCTGTGCAGCAGGTGTGCCTCCATATGCACGCTCCTCGTGATTCCCACTCGACGCCCGCGAAACAGATTCTCCGATATATCTGTGGCACGATGTCCCTCGGACTCACACTCACGGCTTCTCCCTTTTTGGATCTGGTCGCTTATTCTGATGCTGATTGGGCTGGCTGTCCTGACACACGACGCTCCACGTCCGGCTACTGCGTCTATCTTAATCCTTCACTTGTCTCATGGTCGTCCAAACGACAACCAACCGTTTCGCGCTCAAGCGCGGATGCCGAGTACCGAGCAATGGCTAACGCAGTTGCCCAGTGTTCCTGGCTTCGACAACTTCTACAAGAGTTGCATCACGGTGTCACCAAGGCCACGGTTATCTACTGTGACAACGTCTCTGCTGTGTATCTTTCCGCCAACCCCGTTCATCATCGTCGGACGAAGCACATCGAGTTTGATATCCACTTTGTGCGCGAATAGGTCGCCCTTGGTCACATCCGGGTTTTTCAAGTTCCGAACGCACAACAGTTTGCCGATGTGATGACTAAGGGACTGCCTACTTCCACCTTCGAGGAGTTTCGTTTCAGTCTCTATGTCTCTGGTGACGCTTCGACTACGGTGAAGGGGGGTGTTGAATATATATTCGGGAGTGCTAATTTTCATCCGGATGAAAATTATTGACGTTCATCCGATTTGTCAGCCGTTGGATCTGGTTGTGAGATTCGTTGTGAACTGAGTCGGCCGGACTCGCATTATCGAGCGCGCTCTCTTCCTCGTGTGATccgttctttttttctttttttgaattGTTTTCATTTTGACCCCTATAGCGGCCGGCCGGGTTCTCTTCCCCTTCCTCCTCGTTCCTTGTAATTTTCAACACACAACAGAACAGactcgagagagagagaaatccaTGGCTATTTGGTGGCTCCCTATCCGCTCGATGGTGGTCAGGcgcccgacgttctccctctagcGGCTTCACGCCCGTCCGGCTGCCCACCCCCGTCCCCTCCTCTGGCTCCCCCTCTGTCTGTCGCTGTTGTCTGCAGCATCTCGCGACCGCCGCACCAATGTCCGCCCTTCGTTTCTCCCCAACGACACATGTGGTCATCGTGATTCGGTATGTTTGTCTATTTTTGCCTGGATCCTCATGTGTATTGTTAGCCGCGTGTAGAAAATTATGGTCAGATCTATCCATTTTTCTCCGATGCGTGTGGTTCGTGTTCTTGTCTCGCATTGAGTTTCGTACTCGCAGCTAATTTTAGGGTTGTGCACCTATTGTCTTCTTTGATTTATTTAGTTGCTTGTATTCGGCCGATTTAATCTGTTGCTCCAAGTTGCCCAGCTGGTCCTTGTTGCAAATCAGCAGCAGAACCAGGCACTCCATCCGCTAACCCATATTTAGTGGCCTGTAGTAGCAGCTTCTAATTATAGTTGTCACTCCCCTGCTGTTGTGATGTACAGTGGGTCAGCAAATCAAACCTAGAGTTGAGTGTCTTCACGTTTGTTTGGTGCTTGTTGGTTGTAATAGAGTGCAGTGTTAATCCTGCCTACATCAAGTGCTAGTAGGTGTTAATCCTGGAGGTAGCAAGTATTAAGGCTCAAACGAACTGATTCTAACAACCTTAGGTTGgattggtatgttttttttctttccacAGAGAATAATAATTGTGCATGCAGTTTTGTAGTGTTGTATAATTGATGCTCCCGGATGCTTCATGTGGTTTTTACTGTTAGATGCACTGCTCATCTTTTTAGGATTTACACTATGCGAGATTGCTGCATTGGATTCCCCTCATTGGATTTACACTGTAATCCTTAGTGGATTTACATTGTATTTAGTAGATTCTACACTGTAATCCTTAGTGGATTTACATTGTATTTAGTAGATTCTACACTATAAATTCTTAATAGTTTTACTGTAAATTTTTTTGGATATTGAAGTGTAATTCTTAGTGGATTTTTAGTTCTAATTCTCAGGAGATTTTTCACTATAATTCTCAGTGGGGTTCCACTGCAACTTTCCTCTTTTTAGCTGAAATTCCAGTATGATTTACAGTGCAAATCCAATTCCACTGATATCCTAAGTGTGTTTTATACTGTAGCTGATGAACTCTCAGTTGGTTTCCACTATAATTTTATGATATTGTAATGCATTTCGGCAGTTATAGCATGACCATCCATTATACTACTTGATCCACTAGCACCGCCATGCTTCTACTAATAATCACAACCACCACCTTGAGAACTAAAGTGTTTATTACACTGTAATTTCAGTGTAGTTTTTATCACAATGTCATTAGTGTGCAACTTACAGTGGTTTACTCCCAATTTTCTAGTGTTTTTAGTGTAACTTTATAGTGATTTTTTGGGAGCGTAATTCTTAGTGCATTTCTGCTATGTGTCTTCTTCGTGTATTCACACTGTAATTCTTCGTGTATTCACACTGTAATTTTTACGGTGTAATTCTTCGTCTATTCACACTGTAATTCTGAATGTTGAGATTATTCTCTCATGGTTCTGACGAAGTAGTTATCTGAATTGGTGCAGGAGTGCATGCTGAATAACAAAATCCAAACACAAGGAATCCAACCATTGTCCGTAATGCTTTTGAGGGTGCTTGGAACGCTTATCTGTTGTGGAGATTGAGCTTTGTATGTTCAAGTTCTCTCTTTCTATCTTTTGTTTGTGTTCATGTTTTTTCTATTATATGTTTACAGTGTAATTCTTAGTGGATTCACATCGTAATTTTGAAAGTGATTTTACTGTGTAATTCTAGTTGGGCTTACAGTGTAATTCTTAGTGGATTCACACTGTAATTTTTATAGTGGTTTTACTGTGTAATTCTAGTTGGGGTTACACCGTAACTCTTCGTGGATTTACTGTGTAATTTTATTTGGATTTACACTGTAATTCTCAGTGTATTAACATAGTATTTTTCTTACTGGTTTTACTGTGTAATTCTGGTTGGGTTTACACTGTAGGTCTTGGTGAAGTCACATAGTAGTTTTGTTAGTGGTTTTACTATGCAATTCTACTTGGAATTACACTGTAAGTCCTAGTAGATTTACACTGTCATTTTGCTATTGGCATTACTGTGTAATTCTAGTTGTGTTTACACTGTAAGTCTTGGTGGATTCACACTGTAATTCTTTAGTCGTTTTCCCATGTAAAACCTAGACCGTTGTACTAATTGATAGCTCTTtagttatttttgttttcttcagtAAATTGGTTTTGGTATGTTTTGCCAATTTTGTTAGTTCCAACACAGattaataatttcagcagtttttgGCATGCGCTCCTATGATGCATAGAAGGATTGATTTCGAAGAGCTTGATGTGCTATACCCAGCAGTTCCTAAGCAAGATAATTGatattatttttatgcttttattgttttatttatttttatataggCTATATGAAAGCTTCTTTTCTTATTTGTGTTTTTTGTAACTTTTCAGCTATGATTGTGGTGTCTCCACACTAAAGTATATGGAGACATTCACACCAAGAACCCAGATGGCAAACCTTTTATCTAGTGCAGACATTTTAAATCTTAGGATCAAATATGCAAATGAGATGTTTTTCAACCCCTTGAACAGCTGCGTCAAATCTCTTCTCACTAATTTATTTCTTCATGTATGttcttattttccttctcatctgttaTATTTCGTCTCCTCATTTctagttttatttttttctttgacTAATCTGGGTTTCTTTGAATTTTTTGTAGAGAGGCATTGCCAACTAATGTTTAGCATGTGCGTAGTCCTAGCTGAAGTGGTTTTTTACACTTAATATCTGTGCCCAAGCAGCTGGCTTTAGGTGTTTTTTTCTGTCTGGACATGCAGTACCTGTTGTTATTTCGATTACCTACTTTAGGTGTTTTTCTATCCGGGTTCAAAAAGTTGTGGACCCGTTTAAAAAGATGACACAGGAAACAGGAAAGGGGACAAGTGTCATGCTTTTATTGAATGCAAAATTTGGATGAAAGCTAATTGCATTTCATCCGGATGTAAAACAGACACTCCCACTATATATTTATGCATGTATATTGTGTCATTGGGTCCACCTCCTATTCCTAGTTCCTTGTATAGTACCTATCAATATTGAGTGTTGCACACCTAAACCTAATCATCTACAACAAGCAACAGAGAATGAAATTATGGCTTCAAGAGAGAATTATTGAAATTTAAGTTTACAGCCGGCCAAAAAGGAACTTAATGGAAACATGAGCATAGATATATAGATGGATCATTGACACGTGAccactctccttctccttctccttgcagcacatgcaactccctgagctgccatgcatgaacatggcgtcACCCTCCATAGATGCCAGCTTCATCGtccccactcttgtacccctgaTTGAGCTCCACAGTACACTATATCTACGTGTGTACGCATAATAATGGCGGCATGTGCTCCAACAGTTGGATTAGATTAATGGCGGCATCCCCAAGTTCGATCGGTCGGCTTGCGCATTCAATTCAATTCCATCCATCCCTTCTGTAGCCGCTAGTTAAATTGATTGGTTGATTGTTTGATTGCCTCTACGGCTCTACGCGTACGTGAAGATCCATCGAGCTGTGTGTTCAGTAATTCTTCATTGATGGATCTTCCATGGATCGTCCGTCGCCCGCTGCTGGAGTCTATATACACACCACGCTCGCCATGGCTCCCTCACTTCGCTTGCAGTAGTTGCAGAGGTGCAGCGGCCTGCAGGTAGATAGACAACGGGCGCCATGGAAGGAGGCGGTGGAGGGAGGTTGCTGCTCCGCGTTTTCATCGTCTGCGCTGGGGTGCTGATGGCGGCCGCGGCGACGGGCGGCGACGGCGCTACGTCGTCGGTCGTCGTCCTCGGCATGGCCCAGTGCGCCGGCTGCGGGAGGAAGGGCATGGGCGCCGAGGCGGCGTTTAAGGGCCTCAAGGTGGCCATCACCTGCAAGAAGGGCAACGGCACCGGCGCCGGCGAGTACGAGAGCAAGGCCGTCGCCAGCCTCGACGGCACGGGCGCATTCGCGGTGCCCCTCCCGGCCGGCGCCGGCGCGTCCAAGTGCCTCGTGCAGCTCCAGAGCGCGGCGAGCGGCGCGCCCTGCCCCGGGCAGGAGCCGTCGAGGATCGTGCCGCTGCCGTCCGAGGGCGCGGCCGAGGGCACATTCGTCGCCGTCGCCGGCAAGGCGACGCGAGGCCGGACGGCCGCGGCGCCCGAGTGCGCGTCAGCCAACATCTGCTTCCCGTGCCGCGGGTTCGGCAGGAAGCCCTTCTTCGCGCACCGGCGCATGAGGCCCTTGCCGGAGTACGGGACGCCGGTGTACGCCCCGCCCGTGTACGGGACGCCGGTGCCGGCGTGCCTGTGCACCCCTACCCCGGCCCCGGGGTGCCAGTGCCCTTCTCCCACGCCGGTCTACGGGACGCCCGTGCCGGAATACTTCCCGCCTCCAGCCCCGGACTACGGAACGCCGACGCCGGTGTATGATCCACCGGTGTACGGGACGCCGACGCCGGTGTACGCTCCACCAGTGTACGGGACGCCGACGCCGGTATATGCTCCGCCCACGTCGCCCGTGTACGGGACGCCGACGCCGGACTGCCCTCCCGAGGCGCCGGAGTACGGGACGCCGACGCCGGTGTACGCTCCGCCAACGGCGCCCGTGTACGGGACGCCGAGATGCCAGTGCACCCCTACGCCGGACCCGGGATGCCAGTGCCCTTCCCCGACGCCGGTGTACGGGACTCCATCGCCGAGATGCCGGTGCACCCCGACCCCGGAGCCCGGATGCCAGTGCCCCACTCCAGTCTACGTGGCGCCGCCAACGCCGAGATGCCTGTGCACCCCGACTCCGGCGCCGGGATGCCAGTGCCCAGCTCCCACCCCCACGCCGGTCTACGGGACGACGTACCCTCCTGCCGCTCCGGTGTACCCGCAGCCGGCGCCGGAATACGGAGCGCCGCCGTCGCCAGAGTGCCCGACGGAGTACTGCGGCACGCCCATCTACACTCCCCCGGGCCACCACTAGCTAGCTCATTAATGGTAGCTTTCCTGTCTGACTTGGTGGTACTCCGGTGAATAAAAAGTTATGAGACTGATTAATGGCAGCGATCGAGCTGAGGGATTAATGCTTATGTGTGTAGTACTTCGCAGATCGTTTGCATCTGGCAATGGAAGCAGTGGCTGAATGTTGATGATGTGACACTAGTGACTAGATCATGatatccctccgttcctaaatactgtATAAGTTTTTTAAACTGAACTGGTTTCTTTGTGATCTGCGGTGTGTTTGCGTCAGGTTCGATAACACTCGCCTAATAGCATCTCCGATAGGCTCCGAACGTGCTCGAATTTTATGTATTTACGGATCAGCCCAATATgtaatttcagaaattcctaataaatcctagaggcccacgcagcccatttgtgtAAGGCAAGAGGTTGAAATGTTTAGtctcacattgctagtttagtgggagttggacctccatataagggaggatgtttccacacatgtatgagcttgagaacaagagagacatacacgcgcgcttctcctccgccgccgcccgcctcgtcacgCCGCGCCACTCGGAGAAGCTCACACGCCGCAGTTCCGTCCTCATCCCGTCCTACGTcgtgcaccgttcgtcgggacagtaggcctccgaaactccgtctcttcgagtcttgtacgggagaagggcgataaggtctgttgcaactcagtacgtactcatgtgcttcttctttgaattcctatcacacctttttgctatagtttctctgctagatatgttccgtttctactcattactccatatgataccttgtctttGTAGAACGTTATACATATGCTCTTTTCTGGATCCTACGTGCACATGTCTTTTGTCTTCTCATCTCTATATAGCTTgccttctttcgttgttgttatgTTGGTTATGTTTTTCCTAGTTTTTCCTGTAATAAAATCGTAtgataaattgctcatatttccaacaattcaaaaaccttattataggcaatttaccccgagtggttttgctgcttccatgagacctcctatgtttgagggtgttCACTATAAGAGGTGACGCGTGAGAGTTGTcctatggtttcaaaccatgagctgctatgacgccactcttggcaaacctgaaggagatcatgatgctcaacaggagctagcctttcagaaaatggataccttgtttaaggctgctcttttgagcgttcttggtgagaacatagttgatgcttatgcgtcaattgataatggaaaagatatgtgggatgcactcgaggccaagtttggggtctcggatgctggcactgagttgtacatcatggaacaattctatgactacaggatgactgaagagcgctccgtggttgagcaagctcagGAAATACAGCcatttgcaagagaacttgagcactttaattgcatgctaccggacaagttcgttgccggaggcatcatcactaaacttcctccttcgtggaggaactttgctaccttactgaagcataagagacaggagttttccgttccggatctcataggtactcttgatgtggaagaaaaggcgagagcaaaagcACACGTGCCTGAGCtattgagggaggttctagtgccaatctggtacagaagaaaaacttccagccccacaatttcaagaacaagggcaagttcgatggtaaagcaaagttcgatgggaagaacaaggctgtacagcacaccaacttcaagaagaagaatgacaaaaagaaaggtgtttgtcaggtgtgcggagatcctgatcattgggcacctaactgccctaatcgttatgacaaacgtcaacatgggaaagg
Coding sequences within:
- the LOC123441128 gene encoding proline-rich extensin-like protein EPR1; the protein is MEGGGGGRLLLRVFIVCAGVLMAAAATGGDGATSSVVVLGMAQCAGCGRKGMGAEAAFKGLKVAITCKKGNGTGAGEYESKAVASLDGTGAFAVPLPAGAGASKCLVQLQSAASGAPCPGQEPSRIVPLPSEGAAEGTFVAVAGKATRGRTAAAPECASANICFPCRGFGRKPFFAHRRMRPLPEYGTPVYAPPVYGTPVPACLCTPTPAPGCQCPSPTPVYGTPVPEYFPPPAPDYGTPTPVYDPPVYGTPTPVYAPPVYGTPTPVYAPPTSPVYGTPTPDCPPEAPEYGTPTPVYAPPTAPVYGTPRCQCTPTPDPGCQCPSPTPVYGTPSPRCRCTPTPEPGCQCPTPVYVAPPTPRCLCTPTPAPGCQCPAPTPTPVYGTTYPPAAPVYPQPAPEYGAPPSPECPTEYCGTPIYTPPGHH